The DNA sequence AGAAGATTAGGCTTCTAGAGGTTAAGTATGAGAGTGAATTAGCTAGGAGATTTCTTGAGGAGGGCCTCATTAGGAACGCCGCAGGTAAGGCATACCAAGCCTGGAAGGCATTAGTTGCAGCCTCTGCCGCGGAGAATAGGGATAAGTTGAAGGATTTGTTTAAGGGGGTAGTTAAGGTGAGAGGTGGTAAGGTTATTGAGAAG is a window from the Caldivirga sp. genome containing:
- a CDS encoding PaREP1 family protein encodes the protein MQELPKPWFDLEGYKKIRLLEVKYESELARRFLEEGLIRNAAGKAYQAWKALVAASAAENRDKLKDLFKGVVKVRGGKVIEKVDWVIAIMPSSALKRVSQLIGGDIGVYTNLAILLHQYQ